In Manihot esculenta cultivar AM560-2 unplaced genomic scaffold, M.esculenta_v8 Scaffold64, whole genome shotgun sequence, the genomic window ccgttgggaacgctcgggggtctcggggtcccgttcggcagacgttcgcccacggccgtgtccgagggtcttccaaccaccgatagccgtggcgatcgccgccgaggactctgcttttgggccagccgcgtgcgcgctgcacacgggaggccaacgtccgcccccgcgccccccgccacggggcgaaggggttggaggcgacggttgcgtgacacccaggcagacgtgccctcggccggatggcttcgggcgcaacttgcgttcaaaaactcgatggttcgcgggattctgcaattcacaccaagtatcgcattttgctgcgttcttcatcgatgcgagagccgagatatccgttgccgagagtcgttttggttctcgaaagaggacggcgcgtcccgaacgggagcgccctctcttcgtttcatgttccttggcgcttctcgcgccggggttggttgttgcggccgcggcgagcacgcggggcgagggcaggcctccgcaccggcatgcctccccgaccttggaggcctcggggggccgaagccccccgcggccccggatgtttgtgaacacgttcgcgggtcgtgctgcagagcaggtttcgacaatgatccttccgcaggttcacctacggaaaccttgttacgacttctccttcctctaaatgataaggttcagtggacttctcgcgacgtcgccggcggcgaaccgcccacgtcgccgcgatccgaacacttcaccggaccattcaatcggtaggagcgacgggcggtgtgtacaaagggcagggacgtagtcaacgcgagctgatgactcgcgcttactaggaattcctcgttgaagaccaacaattgcaatgatctatccccatcacgatgaaatttcaaagattacccgggcctgtcggccaaggctatagactcgttgaatacatcagtgtagcgcgcgtgcggcccagaacatctaagggcatcacagacctgttattgcctcaaacttccttggcctaaaaggccatagtccctctaagaagctggccgcggagggtcacctccgcatagctagttagcaggctgaggtctcgttcgttaacggaattaaccagacaaatcgctccaccaactaagaacggccatgcaccaccacccatagaatcaagaaagagctctcagtctgtcaatccttactatgtctggacctggtaagtttccccgtgttgagtcaaattaagccgcaggctccactcctggtggtgcccttccgtcaattcctttaagtttcagccttgcgaccatactccccccggaacccaaagactttgatttctcataaggtgccggcggagtcctaaaagcaacatccgccgatccctggtcggcatcgtttatggttgagactaggacggtatctgatcgtcttcgagcccccaactttcgttcttgattaatgaaaacatccttggcaaatgctttcgcagttgttcgtctttcataaatccaagaatttcacctctgactatgaaatacgaatgcccccgactgtccctgttaatcattactccgatcccgaaggccaacagaataggaccgaaatcctatgatgttatcccatgctaatgtatacagagcgtaggcttgctttgagcactctaatttcttcaaagtaacagcgccggaggcacgacccggccagttaaggccaggagcgcatcgccggcagaagggacgagccgacaggtgcacaccgcgaggcggaccggtcgacccaacccaaggtccaactacgagctttttaactgcaacaacttaaatatacgctattggagctggaattaccgcggctgctggcaccagacttgccctccaatggatcctcgttaagggatttagattgtactcattccaattaccagactcgaagagcccggtattgttatttattgtcactacctccccgtgtcaggattgggtaatttgcgcgcctgctgccttccttgTGTCACGTACCGAAGGTGACACACCCACGAACTCCCCAAAATTGTGTGGTCGTAGGCCTATGGGAGTGGCTAAACGACCCAAGGAGCCAAATTGCCCAAGAATTAATGGGGCGGGCCAATCGATGGGGAAGAACAGCAGACGGGCTGCTGGATTGGCCAATTCTGCCAACGGGGCAATTCTGCCAGCAGTGGGCGTCGGGGGCAGCGGGCTGGCACACAGGCAGTTGGCAAGGCGTGGTAGGCCTACGGGAGCCAACTGGGCCTGCGGGGTGTGCAGGAGCTGCGGGGCATGCTGGAGCTGCAGGACGCACAGGGGGTGCGGGGCGCTGTGGCAACGGGCCCGCGGGACGCCTACTGGCGCGGGGCGCTGCGGGGAGCGCAACGGGGGCGCGACACGCAGGACGCGCAGGCACAGCTGCGGGGCGCGCAGGGCAGGCGCGCAAGGCAGGCGCGTGCTGGGAGCGCAGGCGGGCGCGCGCAAGGATCGGGCTGTcgctggttggcctacggagcaAATTGGCCCACAGCGATGGTTGGCCTGCGGAGCAAGGCAGAGTGAGGTTCGAATCTGCCAGCGACGGGAAGGCTCGGGGACGTGCTGGAAGGCGCGGGAAGGTTCCAGAATCATCGGGGGCGCGCGAGAAGGTGCCAGGAGGGTCTGGTTGGCCAACGAAAATTCCAGGGGAGTCTGGTTGGCCTACGAAAATCCCAGAAGGCACCAGAACGGGCCAGTGGCGCCCAGAACAGGCTGGAACAGCCCAGAAGCTTCCAGAAATCTGCAGGGGCAGCAGATTTCTCACCAGCAGCAGGGGGTCCACGAGCTGGTTGGCCAGCAGAATCCAGAAGCTTCCCAGGGGTGTGAAATTACCATTTAGTCCCTGAAACTTCTGGAAGGCAAATTCTGGCCACACATTTGGGAGGGCTTTTCCACCACATATTGAGGAGGTGGAATGCCTATAAATAGGGGTGCTGGGGCATTTGTCCAGCACCATACCAGCAGCTTTGAGAGCCATCCTTGAGAGCTATTTGAGAGCACTCTCTTGTACACAAGTGAGGCATTCTTGTGTGAGATTTTGAGAGCACTTGTACATAGCTTGAGTTTGTACTCCCACAACATATTTAACAGAGTGTTTTGGCTATTGTTTGCCAACTCTTTGGCTTGTTCTTTCTTAAGCTTCCGCTACGCACATCTCTATTGCCTAAGTTGGCATATTTGGGTAAGGCTGACTAGTATTCTCAAGCTTGGGGTGAGTTTACTAGTGCCGCACGGGTGCTTTAATTGGGGTGAAGCATTGTGCCCGtgacagttggtatcagagctagttGAGCCTGATTCAGCCTATTCCTGCTACAAGCTTCTCTTGGGGAAGTGAAGTTTGTATTATAGCCGCGTTGGGAAGACACTCTTGGACGGGTGAAGTGGGAATCATCTCCACCGAAGTGAGGGGACTTTTGGTGAAGATAAGCAAGCTATTTGGATAGCGTTCTTGCCGAAGGGTCGTGCTAGCGAGTTCGTGCAAGTTGGGAAAGCGCTGTTCATTGTACAAGTGTCAAGAATGTCTGGCAGCAGTGGTATGGAGACCACCACCAGTTCGCAACCCTCAAGGGAAGGGAGGGGCCGTAGGGAGAAGTCCCGTGATATACTTGCCGCATTGGAGGAAAGGCTGGCAAGGGTGGAAGCCGCTATGTCCGAGCATAGGGAGAAGTGTGAGGACATGGACCTTCGCATTTCTGAGCTCGAGTCCAAGGGGGACGTGGATGAGCTAAGGGACGAGATGCAAGGAGCCTTAAATGTGGCAGTGGACTTGGTGTCCAAGAGGGGGGACAAGTTGGAGGAAACCCTACGTCGATTGCGTGAGAAGGTGGACCAGCTCGATGTGGAGCTAGGCTTGTGCAAGACCGCGGTGGTGAGCGGCAGGGGTGCAAGCACAAGCGGGGTTGCTGCCAACATCAGGTATGATGCTCCCAAGCCTAAGCCTTATAGTGGTGAGCGTAGTGCTAGGGAGATAGATAATTTCTTGTGGACTGTGGAGAGGTATTTCGAGGCTGTGGGGATCCTCGACGATGAAGGGAAGATTCGTAATGTACCTCTCTACTTGAGTGACATAGCCATGGTATGGTGGAGGAGAAGGTGCGAGGATGTCAGGAGAGGGACATGCACCATCTCCACTTGGGCTGATTTTGTGAGGGAGTTGAAGAGGCAGTTTTATCCGGAAAATGCCGAAAGTGAGGCAAGGGCCAAGCTGAGGCGTCTTCAACATAAGGAAGGGCATATTCGAGAGTATGTCAAGGAGTTTTCTGAATTGTTGTTGGAGATTCCGGATATGGGGGAGAAAGATGCGCTCTTCTGCTTCCTCGATGGCCTAACGAGCTGGGCCAAGTTGGAGTTGCAAAGGCGAGGGGTGCAAGATCTCGCCTCTGCAATAGCTGCTGCCGAGTCCTTGATAGAATTCCAAAGGAAGAATTTCAAAGGTGATGGTGAAAGGGACAGCCCAAGGCACCACAAGGACTCAAGGCATGTTGATGGGGAGCATGCCAAAGGCGATGAGGCCAAGAGGGAGAAGCCGCGGGTGGACAAGGGCAAAGAGAAAATGGGTGATTCTCCAAGACCGCCTATCAAATGTTTCATCTGCGAGGGGCCTCATAGAGCTTTCAACTGCCCAAAACGTAATGCATTGGCTGCCTTAATCAATAAGATGGAGGATGAGGAGAAAGAGCAAGGTGGAGTTGCTTCTATGGGTCTCCTACCTCCCAAGAAAGGGGACTTGCCCAAGGGACGAGTTTATGTGGAAGCCAAGGTATTGGGCAAGAAAATTAAGGCCATGGTAGACACTGGGGCCGAGAAAGTCTACATGGACAAGGGTCTTGCTGAGGAGATAGGGCTTTCATATAGCAAGCacaagggctatgtgaaagGCTTTGATCAACACAAGGTCTCAATTGCTGGAGTTGCACGAGGTGTTGATCTTTGCATTGGGGACTTCCGAGGTAAGACCGACATTGTGATCGTGCCTTTAGAGGAGAAGCTGATGTACTTGGGGATAGACTTCCTAAAGGAGAAGGGAGCCTTCCTCATGTTGCATGCAAACACCATGGGCTTTATGGTGGAGGGGCAGCCACTGTATGTGCCAATCCATAGGGAGGATTGGGTTGAGAGAAGAATTTCGGAGGCAAATTTCTCTTCCAACATAGGGGCGATGACGCTGGTTGAAGGGCAGCAAGGAAGCAAGGGACTTGAGCAACGAGGGCGTTGCCGGAATGGGTGGGGGAGGATGTCACGTACCGAAGGTGACACACCCACGAACTCCCCAAAATTGTGTGGTCGTAGGCCTATGGGAGTGGCTAAACGACCCAAGGAGCCAAATTGCCCAAGAATTAATGGGGCGGGCCAATCGATGGGGAAGAACAGCAGACGGGCTGCTGGATTGGCCAATTCTGCCAACGGGGCAATTCTGCCAGCAGTGGGCGTCGGGGGCAGCGGGCTGGCACACAGGCAGTTGGCAAGGCGTGGTAGGCCTACGGGAGCCAACTGGGCCTGCGGGGTGTGCAGGAGCTGCGGGGCATGCTGGAGCTGCAGGACGCACAGGGGGTGCGGGGCGCTGTGGCAACGGGCCCGCGGGACGCCTACTGGCGCGGGGCGCTGCGGGGAGCGCAACGGGGGCGCGACACGCAGGACGCGCAGGCACAGCTGCGGGGCGCGCAGGGCAGGCGCGCAAGGCAGGCGCGTGCTGGGAGCGCAGGCGGGCGCGCGCAAGGATCGGGCTGTcgctggttggcctacggagcaAATTGGCCCACAGCGATGGTTGGCCTGCGGAGCAAGGCAGAGTGAGGTTCGAATCTGCCAGCGACGGGAAGGCTCGGGGACGTGCTGGAAGGCGCGGGAAGGTTCCAGAATCATCGGGGGCGCGCGAGAAGGTGCCAGGAGGGTCTGGTTGGCCAACGAAAATTCCAGGGGAGTCTGGTTGGCCTACGAAAATCCCAGAAGGCACCAGAACGGGCCAGTGGCGCCCAGAACAGGCTGGAACAGCCCAGAAGCTTCCAGAAATCTGCAGGGGCAGCAGATTTCTCACCAGCAGCAGGGGGTCCACGAGCTGGTTGGCCAGCAGAATCCAGAAGCTTCCCAGGGGTGTGAAATTACCATTTAGTCCCTGAAACTTCTGGAAGGCAAATTCTGGCCACACATTTGGGAGGGCTTTTCCACCACATATTGAGGAGGTGGAATGCCTATAAATAGGGGTGCTGGGGCATTTGTCCAGCACCATACCAGCAGCTTTGAGAGCCATCCTTGAGAGCTATTTGAGAGCACTCTCTTGTACACAAGTGAGGCATTCTTGTGTGAGATTTTGAGAGCACTTGTACATAGCTTGAGTTTGTACTCCCACAACATATTTAACAGAGTGTTTTGGCTATTGTTTGCCAACTCTTTGGCTTGTTCTTTCTTAAGCTTCCGCTACGCACATCTCTATTGCCTAAGTTGGCATATTTGGGTAAGGCTGACTAGTATTCTCAAGCTTGGGGTGAGTTTACTAGTGCCGCACGGGTGCTTTAATTGGGGTGAAGCATTGTGCCCGTGACACTTGGATGTGGTAGCCGTTTCTCAGGCTCCCTCTCCGGAATCGAACCCTAATTCTCCGTCACCCGTCACCACCATGGTAGGCCTCTATcctaccatcgaaagttgatagggcagaaatttgaatgatgcgtcgccggcacgatggccgtgcgatccgtcgagttatcatgaatcatcagagcaacgggcagagcccgcgtcgaccttttatctaataaatgcatcccttccagaagtcggggtttgttgcacgtattagctctagaattactacggttatccgagtagcagataccatcaaacaaactataactgatttaatgagccattcgcagtttcacagtctgaattagttcatacttacacatgcatggcttaatctttgagacaagcatatgactactggcaggatcaaccaggtagcattccttcgcgacgtcgtcgcccgcacggaggccccagcatgccgggggttcgagacgggcgcgccggtcgttctgttaccgatgggataattgggcttatggaaggagaagactccatcctcccgcatcacattccgcgtccgagagcacagcgacagtccatgggccacggcagccaataaaggcatgcttggaacacggatgcagctacggggtccgcttcgcgctccgaagggggcgcagagcgaaaaaatggacatcaaaactttcgaattccgcttctgtgggtatgcaacacaggaacccattcgttgcaccgaggcgcgatccgctctcgggccgcgactgaaagggatcgagagccaacagttcgatgctccagcaaagagcctgccagcagaaacgatctcgtaaccgctcatgcgccaccacgtacactgagcagcaaccccacgcgacgaactgccccccgacgagcgaaagcacgacgggatgccgaaacgccaaatggagcaattgcccgcaccgctgtgcgcgaggatgaatcggagagggagggacaatgcaaataatgaaatgcaaaacagttatgaatggaacgttcgattctgacgacaaagcaatcacttcagccaaacggaatcaccctacgtaccaccaccttgcctcggctgctcgcacgacggattcagcacggcacgaggtgccatgccttccccaagcactcgcgttgcctcaacaaaacagtggaaaccgagatcatcccctcaaccttagcaacgcaaacagcatggagggaacgagtggggcaccgagagagtccaatcaccgcaaccaaagaaactcgccgtacaatacttcaacatatgcctcgacagctcatgcgtcggttcggagaaacaggtggcatgaaacgccacgccctcacctaagcaatcgcacgtgttgacaaagtagaagcaccaggctcatccccaaagcctaagcaaaagcaaccaccacagtgggacacatcggcacgagcaacagtgcgccaccgcaaccaaaggaaattgccattctgccgcagcatgtgcctcaacgccactcgcacataggattgagcacggcattatatcaccacgccctcccccaagcactcgcaacgccttgacaaaagcattagcaccaagctcatccccccagcctaggtattgcaaaaccacaacagccccgacgtccatccacgaccccgaggaacgtaacaccccaccaagcagcaggcctacaccaccaaggacacaaactaagacaggttgcatcgcacgtccgcctgtgttcagagtgcggcatccacaccttgaaccggcttccatttgacaccccccggcaaagccttcgaccccaatagcttcagccctgtcgccagacccaaacgcctcaaaagtctatgccaccaggaactcacaccatgcccattgcatcgcatttccgccagcacgttgacccaagcacggcactagaatgccacaccgaagccttgcacaagcatccaattgatactccaagcatggggatcggccccaatagcactgagttcgtcgtcggagttgaggtactgaccgccgagttggatggaaatattagcacaacaaaatcccaaagcccagtgcatcacctggaaactcgcacatcggcacgagcacaacatacaaatgccatgcccacaccttgcaccagcgtccatttaacacgcccaagcattgggataaaccaccggatcatttccttgaactgtcaccaatggccctggaatgggccccaccgggcccgggacgggccccaccgggtccaccacgcccgagaatttttttcgatgttgaatcgagaggtagaggtggagagggggctaacaagcttattcgcatgctataccgatgcccacatatggcctagcgcatgcccaggccccggccttgctggccccccagggggtgactacccacaccccctaaagagccttaggaacaagttgagctgtgccaggaggaaacatcacaatgtctgaggtgacacacccccctaaaaaattcaattttaggtattttgacctgattttttgcagatacctttataaaaatgtaatctaattttacaaaaattttgaaaattttttatcaagtctaggtatttttttttattttttaagtgtttaaaaattcagaaaatcataaaaaatagaaaacccgtcagaaaatcaccaaattttttgtggaaccttagaaaaatattataaattttatttgagttgttatttggtgattttcttaaactttgcacggagacatgacaatgcatggggtgacatgacaatacatgaggtgacatgacaatgtttaaagtgacacaccccctaaaaattcaattttaggtattttgacctgatattttgcagatatatttagaagaatataatctaattttacaaaaattttgaaaattttttatccagtctaggtattttttttatttttttaagtgtttaaaaaaatcagaaatcataaaaacataacTCGTCAGAAATCACNNNNNNNNNNNNNNNNNNNNNNNNNNNNNNNNNNNNNNNNNNNNNNNNNNNNNNNNNNNNNNNNNNNNNNNNNNNNNNNNNNNNNNNNNNNNNNNNNNNNNNNNNNNNNNNNNNNNNNNNNNNNNNNNNNNNNNNNNNNNNNNNNNNNNNNNNNNNNNNNNNNNNNNNNNNNNNNNNNNNNNNNNNNNNNNNNNNNNNNNNNNNNNNNNNNNNNNNNNNNNNNNNNNNNNNNNNNNNNNNNNNNNNNNNNNNNNNNNNNNNNNNNNNNNNNNNNNNNNNNNNNNNNNNNNNNNNNNNNNNNNNNNNNNNNNNNNNNNNNNNNNNNNNNNNNNNNNNNNNNNNNNNNNNNNNNNNNNNNNNNNNNNNNNNNNNNNNNNNNNNNNNNNNNNNNNNNNNNNNNNNNNNNNNNNNNNNNNNNNNNNNNNNNNNNNNNNNNNNNNNNNNNNNNNNNNNNNNNNNNNNNNNNNNNNNNNNNNNNNNNNNNNNNNNNNNNNNNNNNNNNNNNNNNNNNNNNNNNNNNNNNNNNNNNNNNNNNNNNNNNNNNNNNNNNNNNNNNNNNNNNNNNNNNNNNNNNNNNNNNNNNNNNNNNNNNNNNNNNNNNNNNNNNNNNNNNNNNNNNNNNNNNNNNNNNNNNNNNNNNNNNNNNNNNNNNNNNNNNNNNNNNNNNNNNNNNNNNNNNNNNNNNNNNNNNNNNNNNNNNNNNNNNNNNNNNNNNNNNNNNNNNNNNNNNNNNNNNNNNNNNNNNNNNNNNNNNNNNNNNNNNNNNNNNNNNNNNNNNNNNNNNNNNNNNNNNNNNNNNNNNNNNNNNNNNNNNNNNNNNNNNNNNNNNNNNNNNNNNNNNNNNNNNNNNNNNNNNNNNNNNNNNNNNNNNNNNNNNNNNNNNNNNNNNNNNNNNNNNNNNNNNNNNNNNNNNNNNNNNNNNNNNNNNNNNNNNNNNNNNNNNNNNNNNNNNNNNNNNNNNNNNNNNNNNNNNNNNNNNNNNNNNNNNNNNNNNNNNNNNTCCAGctccaatagcgtatatttaagttgttgcagttaaaaagctcgtagttggaccttgggttgggtcgaccggtccgcctcgcggtgtgcacctgtcggctcgtcccttctgccggcgatgcgctcctggccttaactggccgggtcgtgcctccggcgctgttactttgaagaaattagagtgctcaaagcaagcctacgctctgtatacattagcatgggataacatcataggatttcggtcctattctgttggccttcgggatcggagtaatgattaacagggacagtcgggggcattcgtatttcatagtcagaggtgaaattcttggatttatgaaagacgaacaactgcgaaagcatttgccaaggatgttttcattaatcaagaacgaaagttgggggctcgaagacgatcagataccgtcctagtctcaaccataaacgatgccgaccagggatcggcggatgttgcttttaggactccgccggcacctt contains:
- the LOC122722617 gene encoding paraneoplastic antigen Ma6E-like, whose product is MGRANRWGRTADGLLDWPILPTGQFCQQWASGAAGWHTGSWQGVVGLREPTGPAGCAGAAGHAGAAGRTGGAGRCGNGPAGRLLARGAAGSATGARHAGRAGTAAGRAGQARKAGACWERRRARARIGLSLVGLRSKLAHSDGWPAEQGRVRFESASDGKARGRAGRRGKVPESSGAREKVPGGSGWPTKIPEGTRTGQWRPEQAGTAQKLPEICRGSRFLTSSRGSTSWLASRIQKLPRGVKLPFSP
- the LOC122722615 gene encoding uncharacterized protein LOC122722615, translating into MSGSSGMETTTSSQPSREGRGRREKSRDILAALEERLARVEAAMSEHREKCEDMDLRISELESKGDVDELRDEMQGALNVAVDLVSKRGDKLEETLRRLREKVDQLDVELGLCKTAVVSGRGASTSGVAANIRYDAPKPKPYSGERSAREIDNFLWTVERYFEAVGILDDEGKIRNVPLYLSDIAMVWWRRRCEDVRRGTCTISTWADFVRELKRQFYPENAESEARAKLRRLQHKEGHIREYVKEFSELLLEIPDMGEKDALFCFLDGLTSWAKLELQRRGVQDLASAIAAAESLIEFQRKNFKGDGERDSPRHHKDSRHVDGEHAKGDEAKREKPRVDKGKEKMGDSPRPPIKCFICEGPHRAFNCPKRNALAALINKMEDEEKEQGGVASMGLLPPKKGDLPKGRVYVEAKVLGKKIKAMVDTGAEKVYMDKGLAEEIGLSYSKHKGYVKGFDQHKVSIAGVARGVDLCIGDFRGKTDIVIVPLEEKLMYLGIDFLKEKGAFLMLHANTMGFMVEGQPLYVPIHREDWVERRISEANFSSNIGAMTLVEGQQGSKGLEQRGRCRNGWGRMSRTEGDTPTNSPKLCGRRPMGVAKRPKEPNCPRINGAGQSMGKNSRRAAGLANSANGAILPAVGVGGSGLAHRQLARRGRPTGANWACGVCRSCGACWSCRTHRGCGALWQRARGTPTGAGRCGERNGGATRRTRRHSCGARRAGAQGRRVLGAQAGARKDRAVAGWPTEQIGPQRWLACGARQSEVRICQRREGSGTCWKAREGSRIIGGAREGARRVWLANENSRRHQNGPVAPRTGWNSPEASRNLQGQQISHQQQGVHELVGQQNPEASQGCEITI